In Capra hircus breed San Clemente chromosome 26, ASM170441v1, whole genome shotgun sequence, the following are encoded in one genomic region:
- the TECTB gene encoding beta-tectorin: protein MVMRAFVLLAVFAEASARSCTPNKADVILVFCYPKTIITKIPECPYGWEVHQLALGGLCYNGVHEAGYYQFVIPDLSPKNKSYCGTQSEYKPPIYHFYSHIVSNDSTVIVKNQPVNYSFSCTYHSTYLVNQAAFDQRVATVHVKNGSMGTFESQLSLNFYTNAKFSTKKEAPFILETSEIGSDLFAGVEAKGLSIRFKVVLNSCWATPSADFMYPLQWQLINKGCPTDETVLVHENGKDHRATFQFNAFRFQNIPKLSKVWLHCETFICDSEKLSCPVTCDKRKRLLRDQTGGVLVVELSLRSRGSSGLYSFSDVLYHLIVMLGVCAVL from the exons ATGGTGATGAGGGCCTTTGTCCTGCTGGCTGTCTTCGCAGAAGCCTCTGCAAGATCTTGCACTCCAAATAAAGCAG ATGTCATTCTCGTGTTTTGCTATCCCAAAACAATCATCACCAAAATCCCTGAGTGCCCCTATGGATGGGAAGTGCACCAGCTGGCGCTTGGTGGGCTGTGTTACAATGGGGTCCATGAAGCAGGTTACTACCAATTTGTAATCCCAGATTTGTCACCTAAAAACAAGTCCTACTGTGGAACCCAGTCTGAG TACAAGCCCCCCATCTACCACTTCTACAGTCACATCGTTTCCAACGACAGCACCGTGATCGTCAAGAACCAGCCCGTGAACTACTCCTTTTCCTGCACCTATCACTCCACCTACTTGGTGAACCAGGCTGCCTTTGACCAGAG AGTGGCCACTGTTCACGTGAAGAATGGGAGCATGGGCACGTTCGAAAGCCAGCTGTCTCTCAACTTCTATACT aatgccaAGTTCTCCACTAAGAAAGAAGCGCCTTTTATCCTGGAGACATCCGAAATCGGTTCAGATCTGTTTGCAGGAGTAGAAGCCAAAGGGTTAAGCATTAG gtTTAAAGTGGTTTTGAACAGCTGTTGGGCCACACCCTCGGCTGATTTCATGTATCCTTTGCAGTGGCAGCTGATCAACAAGGG CTGCCCCACGGATGAAACCGTCCTTGTGCATGAGAACGGCAAAGACCACAGGGCAACCTTCCAATTCAATGCCTTCCGGTTCCAGAACATCCCCAAACTATCTAAGGTGTGGTTACACTGCGAGACGTTCATCTGTGACAGTGAGAAGCTCTCCTGCCCCGTG ACTTGTGACAAGCGGAAACGCCTCCTCCGGGACCAGACTGGAGGCGTGCTGGTGGTGGAGCTCTCCCTCCGTA GCAGGGGATCCTCTGGTCTCTATAGCTTCTCAG ATGTGCTCTATCACCTCATCGTGATGCTGGGGGTTTGTGCTGTGTTATAA